In one Streptomyces sp. T12 genomic region, the following are encoded:
- a CDS encoding VOC family protein has protein sequence MTAPAYQQMIFLNLPVNDLDASKKFFTELGYSINPQFSDENAASVVISDTIVAMLLTKSFYSTFTKKEIADATTTSEVLICLSAESRERVDELVEKAVAAGGTASDQVQDPGFMYGRAFDDLDGHTWEVVWMDPSAIEG, from the coding sequence ATGACCGCCCCCGCGTACCAGCAGATGATCTTCCTGAACCTGCCCGTGAACGACCTCGACGCCTCGAAGAAGTTCTTCACGGAGCTCGGTTACTCCATCAACCCGCAGTTCAGCGACGAGAACGCGGCGTCCGTCGTGATCAGCGACACCATCGTCGCGATGCTGCTCACCAAGTCGTTCTACTCGACCTTCACCAAGAAGGAGATCGCGGACGCAACGACGACCAGCGAGGTGCTGATCTGTCTGAGCGCCGAGAGCCGCGAGAGGGTCGACGAGCTGGTCGAGAAGGCGGTCGCCGCGGGCGGCACGGCATCGGACCAGGTCCAGGACCCGGGCTTCATGTACGGCCGCGCCTTCGACGACCTCGACGGCCACACCTGGGAGGTCGTGTGGATGGACCCGTCGGCCATCGAGGGCTGA